One window from the genome of Alkalihalobacillus sp. LMS6 encodes:
- a CDS encoding GNAT family N-acetyltransferase, producing the protein MSIYYREAKLEDAQQIIDHTRAVFAENPTFYGTRVDEFNVTVEQEKSWIESHQQHGFLYVATLEEKIVGVVNFLPSQSKRFSHQGMLGISIKEAYAGRGIGSTLINMLIEWAREQPTIEKIALEVFSNNERGIYLYKKLGFVEEGRLKRNARLDDGTYVDDIIMAQFV; encoded by the coding sequence ATGAGCATTTACTATCGAGAAGCGAAACTAGAAGATGCCCAGCAGATTATCGATCATACGAGGGCTGTCTTCGCAGAAAATCCGACATTCTACGGAACGAGAGTCGATGAATTCAACGTGACGGTGGAACAGGAAAAAAGTTGGATTGAAAGCCATCAACAACATGGATTCCTTTATGTTGCCACACTGGAAGAGAAGATTGTCGGTGTTGTGAACTTTCTTCCTTCGCAAAGCAAACGTTTTTCGCATCAAGGAATGCTTGGCATTAGCATTAAAGAAGCGTATGCTGGTCGAGGAATAGGCTCTACACTCATAAACATGTTAATCGAATGGGCAAGAGAGCAGCCTACGATTGAAAAAATAGCACTTGAAGTTTTTTCGAACAATGAGCGAGGCATCTACTTGTATAAGAAATTAGGTTTTGTTGAAGAAGGTCGCTTGAAGCGTAATGCACGATTAGATGACGGGACGTATGTAGACGATATTATTATGGCTCAGTTTGTATAG
- a CDS encoding GNAT family N-acetyltransferase — MRSFTICEFSDTDFSAIQQLNHAEGWSYLTENSNQTQRAWTESTIRFLAKEVKTHTVIGYVRGLTDGNLTTYICELLVAKPYQGHGVGDALISHVHSLYPHTRLDVLSLASSKSFYEKMTFRPLYGFRKTYDES, encoded by the coding sequence ATGAGATCTTTTACGATATGCGAATTCAGCGATACTGATTTTAGCGCCATTCAACAATTAAATCATGCAGAAGGCTGGTCTTATTTAACTGAAAATTCTAATCAAACTCAACGCGCTTGGACAGAATCAACGATCCGTTTTTTGGCGAAAGAAGTCAAAACCCATACAGTCATTGGTTATGTACGTGGTTTAACTGACGGGAACCTTACAACCTATATATGTGAACTACTTGTCGCAAAGCCGTATCAAGGTCACGGGGTGGGAGATGCTCTCATTTCGCACGTTCATTCCTTGTACCCTCACACACGTTTGGATGTTCTCTCACTTGCATCTTCAAAATCCTTTTATGAAAAAATGACATTCAGACCGCTATACGGATTTCGAAAAACATATGATGAATCATGA
- a CDS encoding MerR family transcriptional regulator, with protein MEETIGPFAKRVGTTVRTLRYYDQIGLLAPKGTNKKGQKVYTRKEWEVYQQITVCKHLGMALEEIKEMLKNKELNGRERLALQKQVIKQKQAELEETLSMIERVEHLYELEELQPSELDALAFVLLDAFKREKEQIKAFKQHFSGDHDTIKALDQLNEPTFQLENDQRALHFFYEMKRAMEDGEEAKSERVKRLVKGFIRNNPEQEIMLNQALNAIDEAFYQKNYDLFNGYFPAELGLFISEALTAYLIGEKEQLHGGEST; from the coding sequence ATGGAAGAGACAATTGGTCCATTTGCGAAACGCGTTGGTACAACAGTACGTACATTACGTTATTATGACCAAATTGGTTTGCTTGCGCCGAAGGGAACCAATAAAAAAGGTCAAAAAGTATATACCCGCAAAGAGTGGGAGGTTTATCAGCAAATTACTGTGTGCAAGCATCTAGGGATGGCGCTTGAAGAGATCAAAGAAATGCTTAAAAATAAAGAATTGAACGGAAGAGAGCGTCTAGCTTTGCAAAAGCAAGTAATCAAGCAAAAACAAGCAGAATTAGAGGAAACATTAAGCATGATTGAAAGAGTAGAACATTTATATGAATTGGAAGAGCTTCAGCCTTCGGAGCTCGACGCTCTAGCTTTTGTGTTACTTGATGCGTTTAAACGAGAAAAAGAGCAAATTAAAGCATTTAAGCAACATTTTTCTGGTGATCACGACACGATTAAAGCGTTAGATCAATTAAATGAGCCAACGTTTCAACTTGAAAATGATCAACGAGCGCTGCATTTCTTTTATGAGATGAAGAGAGCAATGGAGGATGGGGAGGAAGCGAAAAGCGAACGAGTGAAACGTTTGGTCAAAGGATTTATTCGAAACAATCCGGAACAAGAAATCATGCTTAATCAGGCGCTCAACGCCATTGACGAAGCTTTTTATCAAAAGAATTATGATTTATTCAATGGATATTTTCCAGCAGAGCTAGGATTGTTTATTAGCGAGGCGCTTACAGCGTATTTAATAGGTGAAAAGGAGCAATTACATGGAGGGGAATCAACCTAA
- a CDS encoding ABC transporter ATP-binding protein, with translation MEGNQPKQISSKAFVSMVRPFLPKRSLLILAVVLVVVETALALVVPLLTMGFIDEMTVIGFEWSTIALLAGVFIAQLIMSGLAIYTMVYIGQKVVYSLRETAWKRILHLPVSFFDRHSSGEMMSRMTNDTLIIKDFMTMQLIPFISGIISIVGSIVILLVLDWRITLMMLAVVPASLLVMMPLGRRMYRVSRSLQDETASFQGDLGRVLSDIRLVKASLAEDQEKKVGINRMANLFGYGLREGKIMAVIQPIMMSLMLIMLVVIFGYGGMRVAAGTLTAGALVAIIFYLFQISMPFTQMANFFTQLQKALGASERMETILKATVEEDVVQTSTNTEQHDGLLFKHVSFQYSADKLILKNVSFKARVGEMTAFVGPSGAGKTTLFSLIERFYMPTEGSIQYLGDETVSIPLAEWRNKIAYVSQDSPIMSGTIYSNLTYGLKDVPQSVVEDAVRSANLEAFLHDLPDRLETEVGERGVRLSGGQKQRLAIARAMIRNPEILLLDEATAHLDSASEKLVQEALERLKTGRTTLVIAHRLATVRNAHQLIVLEEGKVTGSGTHQELLEHHGLYQELVKQQLTVN, from the coding sequence ATGGAGGGGAATCAACCTAAGCAAATTAGTAGCAAAGCGTTTGTTTCAATGGTGCGACCCTTTTTGCCTAAGCGGTCATTGCTTATACTTGCGGTAGTGCTTGTAGTCGTTGAGACAGCGCTCGCTCTTGTTGTACCACTTTTGACGATGGGCTTTATTGATGAAATGACGGTTATCGGCTTTGAGTGGTCGACAATCGCACTATTAGCAGGAGTATTTATTGCACAATTAATTATGTCTGGTTTAGCGATTTATACAATGGTGTATATTGGACAAAAAGTTGTCTATTCATTAAGAGAAACCGCTTGGAAACGAATCTTACATCTACCAGTTTCGTTCTTTGATCGTCATTCGTCAGGCGAAATGATGAGTCGAATGACGAATGATACGCTTATTATTAAAGACTTTATGACAATGCAACTCATTCCATTTATTTCAGGCATTATTTCCATTGTTGGTTCAATTGTCATTTTGCTAGTCCTTGATTGGCGAATAACGTTGATGATGTTAGCGGTCGTCCCAGCATCCTTACTTGTTATGATGCCCCTTGGCCGCAGAATGTATCGCGTGTCTCGCTCTTTGCAAGATGAAACAGCCTCCTTTCAAGGAGATTTAGGGCGGGTACTTTCGGACATTCGTCTTGTGAAAGCGTCGCTTGCTGAAGACCAGGAAAAGAAGGTCGGCATTAATCGAATGGCCAATTTATTTGGGTATGGCTTACGTGAAGGAAAAATTATGGCGGTGATTCAACCGATTATGATGAGCTTAATGCTGATTATGCTTGTTGTCATCTTCGGTTATGGCGGTATGCGCGTAGCGGCAGGGACGCTCACAGCAGGAGCACTTGTAGCCATCATCTTTTATTTATTTCAAATATCCATGCCGTTTACGCAGATGGCTAACTTCTTCACACAATTGCAAAAAGCGTTAGGTGCAAGTGAACGAATGGAAACAATTTTAAAAGCGACCGTTGAAGAAGATGTTGTTCAAACATCGACAAATACAGAGCAGCACGACGGGCTTTTGTTTAAACATGTGTCGTTCCAGTATTCAGCAGACAAATTGATCTTGAAAAATGTATCTTTTAAAGCTCGAGTTGGAGAAATGACGGCGTTTGTAGGTCCGAGTGGTGCAGGGAAAACAACGCTATTCTCGCTAATTGAGCGATTTTACATGCCGACTGAAGGGTCAATCCAATACCTTGGTGATGAGACGGTTTCCATTCCTTTAGCAGAGTGGCGAAACAAAATTGCTTATGTTTCTCAAGATTCACCAATTATGTCGGGTACCATTTATAGCAATCTAACCTATGGATTAAAAGATGTTCCCCAAAGTGTGGTAGAGGATGCGGTACGTTCAGCGAATTTGGAAGCGTTCTTACATGATTTGCCTGACCGGTTAGAAACGGAAGTTGGAGAACGGGGCGTACGTTTATCAGGCGGACAAAAGCAACGTTTGGCAATTGCTAGAGCAATGATACGAAATCCGGAAATTTTGTTATTAGACGAAGCAACGGCACATTTAGATAGCGCTTCAGAAAAACTTGTGCAAGAGGCACTAGAACGGTTAAAGACGGGCAGAACGACTCTTGTTATTGCACACCGGTTAGCTACTGTTCGAAATGCGCATCAACTCATTGTTTTAGAAGAGGGTAAGGTAACAGGTTCAGGAACGCATCAGGAGTTGCTCGAGCACCACGGCTTATATCAAGAACTTGTGAAGCAACAGCTCACAGTCAATTAA
- a CDS encoding DinB family protein — protein sequence MTNVKAQDVRQQLLHELDHLSEEQLNIRMEPHWTIGEVCDHLIKMDHQILLTLQYALTKNIEEVVPSKPIERALDRSMKIEAPDIVAPNPGPFEKASLIDRLHQGKQSLDEEIEATNQERLERLSAKHPVFSRLSLKQWVELRTYHEQRHIEQIKELKQDARFPSK from the coding sequence ATGACAAACGTGAAAGCACAAGATGTTCGTCAGCAGTTGTTACACGAATTGGATCACTTATCAGAAGAACAGTTAAATATTCGTATGGAGCCACATTGGACAATTGGTGAAGTCTGTGACCATCTCATTAAAATGGATCATCAAATTTTATTAACTTTACAGTATGCACTCACCAAAAATATTGAAGAGGTTGTCCCTTCTAAACCGATTGAACGAGCGCTAGATCGTAGCATGAAAATTGAGGCGCCGGACATTGTTGCACCAAATCCTGGTCCGTTTGAAAAAGCTTCATTAATTGACCGTTTGCACCAAGGCAAGCAAAGCCTGGATGAAGAAATTGAAGCGACGAATCAAGAACGGCTTGAGCGATTATCAGCGAAGCATCCTGTATTTAGCCGGCTTTCCTTAAAGCAATGGGTAGAACTACGAACGTATCATGAGCAACGGCACATTGAGCAAATTAAAGAGTTGAAGCAAGATGCTCGTTTTCCTTCTAAGTGA
- a CDS encoding Rap family tetratricopeptide repeat protein, whose product MANQLAPEKVGGKIVQWHSCLIAKDIESAKEAREQTILAIDKMKPDDKMLAYYQLISFKHNLLVSYPNGEKAEAPLLNSIEIERDDYLNYMYYYVSGQNEYLDQRYKSAIRTYKIAERLLDKVNDKAEKADFYQKLGMSYYKINQYTFAISYIEQALEIFEKDSLYRKNEITCKLALAIISSEMELFETANALYKELFEITKPFPYEQALTHHNHGIYQIVREQFVDAIQNFKLALDVPEFSQSITALKTTYHIYHLQLKMETYSHGLDELEAKIKKQKLPEYIARCKVSRGLYMENNMSLVKAGLDILESNEFYFEYAEMCDEISQYFESKGDLPRSLEYSKRARHMGKKQTFIGVNQS is encoded by the coding sequence TTGGCGAATCAGTTAGCACCTGAAAAAGTAGGTGGAAAAATTGTCCAGTGGCATAGTTGCCTTATTGCTAAAGACATTGAATCAGCTAAAGAAGCACGTGAACAAACTATCCTAGCCATCGACAAGATGAAACCCGACGACAAAATGCTTGCATATTATCAATTGATCTCATTTAAGCACAATTTGCTTGTCTCGTATCCAAACGGAGAAAAAGCAGAAGCACCACTATTAAACTCGATTGAGATTGAAAGAGACGACTATCTCAACTATATGTATTATTACGTTTCAGGTCAAAATGAATATTTAGACCAGCGTTACAAGTCTGCGATACGAACGTACAAAATTGCTGAACGATTGCTTGATAAGGTAAATGATAAAGCGGAGAAAGCAGACTTCTATCAAAAACTTGGTATGAGTTATTACAAAATCAACCAATACACATTTGCCATTTCATACATAGAACAAGCACTAGAAATATTTGAAAAGGATTCCCTTTATAGAAAGAACGAAATTACCTGTAAACTAGCACTTGCTATCATTTCAAGTGAAATGGAATTATTTGAAACAGCAAATGCACTTTACAAAGAGCTATTTGAGATAACTAAGCCATTCCCTTATGAGCAGGCATTAACTCATCACAATCACGGCATTTATCAAATTGTGCGAGAACAGTTCGTCGATGCAATTCAAAATTTTAAATTGGCACTAGATGTACCTGAATTTTCTCAATCTATAACAGCTCTCAAAACCACTTACCACATTTACCACTTGCAATTGAAGATGGAAACCTACTCGCATGGACTTGATGAATTAGAAGCTAAAATAAAGAAGCAGAAACTGCCTGAATATATCGCTCGTTGCAAAGTCAGTCGTGGACTTTATATGGAAAATAATATGTCGCTTGTTAAGGCTGGTTTAGATATACTTGAATCCAATGAATTTTACTTTGAGTATGCAGAAATGTGCGATGAAATATCGCAATATTTCGAGTCTAAAGGAGATTTACCACGCTCTCTCGAATATTCAAAGAGAGCAAGACATATGGGTAAAAAACAAACTTTTATAGGAGTGAATCAATCATGA
- a CDS encoding peptidoglycan amidohydrolase family protein: MGKSSKIILLMSLLFVFFGAILFGNQASAEEEHLDVGELTIEDYETLIEEEILDESVPYEEAKKLFFNPDQITEEDFIGEKLTEEEAEEQMSINAQYVPKKGDIVVTSSTSASGVAGHAGIFRDNLHIIHFQSKAAGIKNDTWSQWKSKYPKTKVLRPSEANRSKANVWVTNNYYIKNKQPTYKINTELAKTNPSYCSKIVWQSYWYGAGSSVVRQPTAGVIVPYALEASFYSKPSVPYNTTSF; encoded by the coding sequence ATGGGGAAAAGTTCTAAAATTATTTTATTAATGTCTTTACTATTTGTTTTCTTTGGGGCGATTTTATTTGGAAATCAAGCTAGTGCTGAAGAAGAACATTTGGATGTTGGCGAATTAACTATTGAGGATTATGAAACATTAATAGAAGAAGAAATTCTCGATGAGTCAGTGCCTTATGAAGAAGCAAAAAAATTGTTTTTTAATCCAGATCAAATTACTGAAGAAGATTTCATAGGTGAAAAACTAACAGAAGAAGAAGCAGAAGAGCAAATGTCTATAAATGCTCAATATGTTCCTAAAAAAGGAGATATTGTGGTTACAAGTAGTACTAGCGCTTCAGGAGTAGCGGGTCACGCTGGAATTTTCAGAGACAATTTGCATATAATTCATTTTCAAAGCAAAGCTGCTGGAATTAAAAATGATACATGGTCACAATGGAAATCTAAGTACCCAAAAACAAAGGTTTTACGTCCATCAGAAGCAAATCGTTCTAAAGCAAATGTATGGGTGACCAATAATTATTATATTAAGAACAAACAACCTACTTATAAGATCAATACAGAATTAGCAAAAACAAACCCTTCTTATTGCTCAAAAATTGTATGGCAAAGCTATTGGTATGGAGCGGGATCAAGTGTGGTAAGGCAACCGACTGCTGGTGTTATTGTTCCTTATGCTCTTGAAGCATCATTCTACAGTAAACCATCAGTACCGTATAATACAACTTCTTTTTAA